The genomic interval CTCCAACGACCCGGACGAGAATCCCTATCCCATCGTGCTGCGCGGAGTCGGACTGGCGAATGAAGGGGATATTGACGTATTTCCGACGGTGATCCCGTTCGGCGAGGTGCGGATCAATCCGCCGCCCGTGCTCTCGACGACCCGGCCGCTCGACATCGTGAATCTCGGATCCGGAACGCTGACGGTGAACAGCTTCACGCTGACCGGCGATAACGCCTTCTACTGGGATCCGATTCCGCTGCCGCTCGCGATTGACTCGCAGGCGACCTATACGACGCGAATCTGGTTCAATCCGACGGCCGTGCAAGCCTACTCGGCGGTGCTGAACATCGCCTCGAACGATCCCGACGAGCCGGTCGTGAGCGTGATTCTGGAAGGATTCGGCTCCGATGTCCCGGTGGACGGCGGCGGCGTGCTGTGGTATTTCGACGCCAGCACTCCCTACCACGACAACAGTATCAACTCCGTGCAATCCCTCAGCGACGTGAACGGAGACGGTATCCATGACGTGATCGCCGCCAGCGGCAACGGACTGATCTACTGTTTGAACGGAAGTTCGACGCAATTCGCCGACACGTTCTGGACGTACTATACGCGGGCGGATCCCAATCATTCGGGAGTCGTATACTACGAGCGCGGGATGAGCGCGTGTCCCGACTTGACGGGAGACGGTGTTGACGAAGTAATCATCGGCACCTCGGGAGGAAGCCGCTCGGTGTACGCTCTGTCCGGCGCCGACGGAACCGAATTGTGGATGTTCGATACGCACATCTGGGGCGGCGGCGGATGGGTGTATGAGGTCTATCCCATCGAGGACGTGACGGGCGATTTCGTGCCGGACGTTTTGGGTTGCGCCGGTGACGATGGATCCGGCACCGGTCCGAACCGGGTCTTCGCTCTCAGCGGAGCCAGCGGGCAGATGATCTGGAACGCCGCGCCGTCTTCGGCCTTCTTCACCGTGCGAACCATCGGCGACGTGACCGGAGACGGAATTGACGACGTTGTGGCCGGCGATACCGACGGAAACGTGTTCGGCTACAGCGGTACGTCGGGGGCGTCGCTCTGGTCGGCGTTAGTGGGAGCTGACTCGCCGGTTTTCGCGCTGTTGAGTTTGGGCAGCAACGCCAATCCCGGGCAAACCACAACCGAAGACGTGGCCGTTGCCTCCGCCTATGAGGGCGTGTTCTGCCTTGACGGCGGAAACGGGGCGCAAATCTGGTTCGTGGAAACGACCTCGACGGTCTACGAACTCGCCGTCGGGGGCGACGTAACCGGCGACAACATCAATGAAGTGTATTTCGGCATGACCAACGGACGTGTGATGTGTCTCGACGGAGCTACCGGCATTCAGGTGTGGTCGGTCACGGCCGATCCGAATGGATCCGCAAACGTCCTATCGCTGACCACCGTTCCCGACGTGACGGGCGACGGTGTGCGGGACATCGTGGCGGGTACGCTGGGGAACAACGTCGTGCTACTGAACGGCTGGGACGGGAGTCGCGAGTGGGCGACCATCGGCATCGGCCCGGCCAGCGCGATTGATGCGCTGGGCGTTCTTCCCGATATTGACCGCAACGACTCGTGGGAAATTCTGGTGGGAAATCGGGGCGGACTCGTTCAAGCCCTTTCCGGCGGTCAGTTGGTGAGCGATGCTCCGTCGCCCCCCATGCCTGCCGTCACTCGCTATTCTCTCGGCGTAGCGTATCCGAATCCCTTCAACGCCCGCACGGTGATTCCCTACGCGCTGGAACGCGAAGGACACCTGCG from bacterium carries:
- a CDS encoding choice-of-anchor D domain-containing protein, translating into MGIVRKIPLFAFALLLSSASLGQVLVHEIPSPTANAVGLCWDGSALWVSDYSRSLRRVDPVTGAVTRTITGPVNGSDGLAFENGYLWTVSRVTSIVKVFKVDTTSGNAVDSIPDPTAGWAGGAAWDGSALWFSVYYPNDRIMRVNPATLDTLALFAAPGDQPFGLAWDGTTLWNSSTDTGADRIYRMDPATGAVLWSFVLPPHQSEPSRRPRGLAWDGQYLWVLAYAQSNPPTVKIFKYDVSNANNPDIHFSDSLRNYGSIVVGFPVSWTTNARNVGNAMLRLDSARFASGAAYALLQPVTFPINLAPAAVQSFVIRFDPPAAGSYPDTLRVYSNDPDENPYPIVLRGVGLANEGDIDVFPTVIPFGEVRINPPPVLSTTRPLDIVNLGSGTLTVNSFTLTGDNAFYWDPIPLPLAIDSQATYTTRIWFNPTAVQAYSAVLNIASNDPDEPVVSVILEGFGSDVPVDGGGVLWYFDASTPYHDNSINSVQSLSDVNGDGIHDVIAASGNGLIYCLNGSSTQFADTFWTYYTRADPNHSGVVYYERGMSACPDLTGDGVDEVIIGTSGGSRSVYALSGADGTELWMFDTHIWGGGGWVYEVYPIEDVTGDFVPDVLGCAGDDGSGTGPNRVFALSGASGQMIWNAAPSSAFFTVRTIGDVTGDGIDDVVAGDTDGNVFGYSGTSGASLWSALVGADSPVFALLSLGSNANPGQTTTEDVAVASAYEGVFCLDGGNGAQIWFVETTSTVYELAVGGDVTGDNINEVYFGMTNGRVMCLDGATGIQVWSVTADPNGSANVLSLTTVPDVTGDGVRDIVAGTLGNNVVLLNGWDGSREWATIGIGPASAIDALGVLPDIDRNDSWEILVGNRGGLVQALSGGQLVSDAPSPPMPAVTRYSLGVAYPNPFNARTVIPYALEREGHLRMNVFDVLGRRVAILWDAPQAAGAHEISWNGSSADGRILPSGIYFVQLRTGTFSAASKITLLK